GTTCGTCGTCGACGGCGGCCTGTCGATGGAGCGCTCCGAGCGCGCGTCGACGTACCGAGGACTGCGGCTCCCACGCACGCGTCTCGCCCTGAGGCCACTCGCCCCCGTGACGGTGGAAGTCTTCTGTTGCCGCGATCGCTTCCGCCGAACGCCAGGAGAGCGTCGCGTCCGGAAGCCACTCGCGAAGATCGAACTCGACCGCCGTCAACGGAAGCCGAGTCTCCGCCGCGATCAGGCTCGCGGTCTGCATCGCCCGCGTCATCGGCGAGGCAACAATGCGCCGCGCCCCGCAATCCCGAAGCCGCCGTCCGGCCTCCTTCGCCTGCTCGATCCCGGCCGCGGACAACGGCGAGAGATCGCGCGCCGGACCCCACCAGCCCTCCGCGTTCAGCTGGCTGCCGTCGACCTCGCCGTGCCGAACGAGCAACACCCGGGTCATCCGGCTACTCCTCGCCCGAGAAGCGTTCCCAGGCCGACTGCCTGCTGATGCCAAGGGACTCGCCGATCCGGGCCCAGGTGACCGAGCGGGAGCGCAGACGCAGTACCCGTTCCTGTACGGCGGCCTCGACCTGCCCGCGCGACTTGTCGAGCCGAACCATGTCGGCCAGCAACTCCTCGTCACTCTTCCCGTCCAGCGGCGGGAACGACGGAATCGGTTGCTCGTTCATCACCTGCACCGACAGGTCGACGCACTCGTTGCAGATGAACACCCCCGGCCCGGCGATCATCCGCTCGATCTCGTCCTTGGTCTTCCCACAGAACGAGCACCGCAACACGTTGTCCGGCATCTCCGACCCTCCTCGCTTGTCAGGTCTTCCCTGACACATCTGTCAGGCTAAACCTGACAAACCCGATGGGTCAACGGGGAGGCAGAATCTGCGGGGTGGATGTGTTCGTGCGGTATCAGAGCCCGGTGCCGGATCGGCGGGGGCGGCGGATCGGGATCTTCGGGTTGGTGAACATGCTCGGGAATCGCGGGTATCTGAGTGCGGAGGAGGAACGGTTCCGGCGTACGACGAACGACTGGTACGACGCGACGTACACGAATCCGGCGAGCGTCGACCCGGCCGTCTACTCGGACAACCTGCTGGCGGCGGCGTGGTTCAAGACGTCGGCCGCGTTCCTGATGGAGCCGGTCCCCGGATACCTGGCGATCCTTGCCGTGCACAACCTTCCGTGCGAGCGGTACGAGTCGGCGGCGCCGGGCCGGGTGCTGTACGAGGACGAGCACCAGGTGGTCGTCGTACCGCACGAGGACCTCGACTTCACCTCGATGATGTGGCTCCGGCCGAAGCTGCCATGAGGCTGGTGTATCTGACAGGGTCCTCCGGGGTCGGGAAGACGGCCGTGGGTGATGAGTTGGGGCGGCGGGGATATGCCGTGTACGACGTCGACGCGGACGGGCTGGCGCGGTGGTTCGAGAACGAGACGGGCACCGAGGTGCGGATGCCGTCGTACCGGGACGACGCGTGGTTCGCCGAGAACACGTACCGGATGCCGGTCGAGACCGTGCAGCGCATCGCGGACGAGGCCGACGGGGTCGCGTTCATCTGCGGGACGGTGGGGAACGACAACGAGATCTGGGACCTGTTCGACACGGTCATCAGCCTCAGCGTCGACGCGGAGACGTTGCGCCGACGGCTCGTGGGTCGGCGTGCATTCGGCTCGAGCGGCCCAGAGTTGGAGCGCGTGCTCGCGTGGCACGCGCAGGTGGACGCCGACAACACCCGGTACGGCGCTCTGCTGGTCAACGCAAACGCCCCGATCCCCGAAGTCGCCGACCACATACTCGACGCGCTCGGCATTCGCTGATAGTTGTCGGCGCATGACAGATGACTGGGAACAGTCGGAACTGCCGCGGCGGATCGTGGTCCTGCTGGCGTCGCCTCAGTCCTTGGGCGCCCTGGCGGATGCGCTCGACGTGACGGACGCACGCGTGCTCTGGTACCTCGGCAAGCTGCGCACCTCCGGGCGGGTGGAGGAGGACGCCGGCGTCTGGCGGCGTACGGCGGCCGGCACGGAGTTGGCCGAGAGCCCGGCACCGGATCGGGGTGCGCGGACGGAGTTGGTGGGAGGGAGCGACCAGGACTACGTGCAGGCGTATGCCGACGCGGACGCCGGGATGTTCGGGACCGGATTCGTGCAGAACAGCGGCGAACACGCCGGCCGTGTCCCGGGCGATCGGGTAGCCGAGTTCCACGAGCGGTTGCTGAGCCTCGTCGGCGAGTACTTCGCCCCCGACAAGGTCGACCGCACCGCAACCCCGAAGTACGGCTTCCGCTGGGTCCTCACCCCCGTCGACCTGCATCCTCTGGACGACTGACCACGCGGTGGGCTGGTGGATCACTTACCGTGATCCTCATGGCGTTTGGTGCGAAGGGGAGCAAGGGGGAGTCGTTCCTTGCGGTGGTGGTTGGTGGTGGGACGGCGTTCGGGCTGGTGGTGCTCACGTCGCGGGCGTGGAAGGCGTGCAACGTCGACGTCACCGGGAGCGTGCCGAACGGGCTGACGCTGCTGTTCCTCGGCGTACCGATCGCACTCATCGTCAACCTCGTGCTGTTCAACATCGTGTTCCGGTACGCCGGGAAGGCGTTCCTGTTCTCGCTGATCGCCGCCTGCATCGCGATCGCGATCGCCGACCTCGCCCTGTTCTCCTGGCAAGGCACCCCGGCCGCCTCACCCGGAACCTGCCCCGGCAACGTCCCGCCCTGGTGGCCGACCTGGATCCCGACCTGAACCGCCAGCCCATCACAATCGCGCCGTCCCCGGCGTAGTCAGGCGTGAGCGCGGGCGATCGCGGCAATTGTGATGGCCTGGCGGTCCGCCTCAGAGCAATCGCATCAGTGCCGCAGCCCGCTCAGGGTCGCCGAGCTGCGCCGCCGTCGGGAACAGGCGGGACCAGGAGCCGGCGCGGGTCAGCTGGCTGAGTCGGCGGGCGAGGTCGGCCGCGCGGCGGAGGTCGGGCAGCGTGTGACCTGTCCAGCCTTCGAGGTACGCGTCCTCCAACCGCGCCATCACCTCCGAACCGTGCTCCTCGGCAGCACGCTCGAGCGCAACCAGCAGACTGCAGAACGGATGCCCGACGTTCGCGTCACCCCAGTCGAAGAACGTGTACCGCCCAGCCCCCGCGACCAGGATCTGACCGTCGTGCAGATCGGCATGATCCAGTGAATCCGGTACGCCGATCGCGGCCAGCTCCTCGCACCACTCGACCAACCGCGGCCGGAACAACCGCAACCGGTCACGATCCGCCGCATCCAACGTCTCGTTCCCGTCGACCGCATCGTCGAAGACCCCCGGCAGCCCCGCAACCCGAGCATCAGGTACGCCGAGACGCAGCAACTCCTCCGCCCGCGGTACGAGCGCCCGCTGCAGGTCGGCGTACTGCGTCAACGCGTCCTCCCACTCACGCGGCCCAGCTCCCAGACCGCGCAACACCGGCCCGCCGGACGGCAACAGCGACCAGCCACGGCCGGCGTCGACGGCGTACGGCGTGAGCACATGCTCGGGCGTCCACCGAGACAGCGCCTCGCCCAGCCCGGCCTCGAACGCGCTCCCGGGTGACGCCGCCTTGAACCACACCGGCTCCGCCGCCTCGACCCGGACGAGCACCGACCACGGCCGGACCCGAACCTGCCGCGGCCCGGTCTCGCGGACGCCGAGCTCGTCGAGCCGCGCATCCAGCCAGCCGAGTGCCGCCGTACGCCACGACGGATCCTCCCAGGGCGTCAACGCGTCCGGATACGCGCCGCGGTTGATGTCCATGCCGGGACCATAATCGAGGGATGACGCGCTGGCCGGACTCCCCGTACCGAGTAGGGATCTCGGGCTGGCGCTACCCGCCGTGGCGGAAGGTCTACTACCCCGACGGGCTGCCGCAACGTGCCGAGCTCGAGTACGCGTCGTCCCGGCTGAACTCGATCGAACTCAACGGCTCGTTCTACGCCCTCCAGCGCCCGGAGTCGTACCAGCGCTGGTACGCCGAGACGCCCGAGGGCTTCGTCTTCTCGGTCAAGGGCCCGCGGTTCGTCACGCACCTGAAGCGACTGTCGGACGTGGACGCGCCGCTGGCGAACTTCTTCGCGTCCGGAATCCTTGCGCTGGGCAACAAAATCGGCCCGGTGCTCTGGCAGCTACCGCCCAACTTCCAGTACGACGCATCGCGGTGTGCGGACTTCTTCGCCCAGTTGCCGCGCACAACAGCCGAGGCGGCCGAACACGCCAAGCGTCACGACGAACGGATGGAAGGTCGCGCGCTGCTCGAGCCCGCCGTCGACGGGTCGCTCCGGTACGCGATCGAAGTACGGCATGACAGCTTCAAGAACGAAGGATTCGTCGAGCTCGCCCGGGAGCACGACATCGCGGTGGTCTGCGCGGACACCGCGGGCAAGTGGCCGATGTTCGACGACGTCACGGCCGACTTCGCCTACGTCCGGCTGCACGGCGCCGACGAGCTCTACGTGAGCGGGTACGACGACAAGTCACTCGACCGCTGGGCGCGCAAGATCCGCTCGTGGAAGTGCGACGCGTTCGTGTACTTCGACAACGACGCCAAGGTGCACGCGCCGTACGACGCCGAGCGGCTGGCCGAACGCTTCGGGATTAGTTCGCCCGCCGCCGAAGTGTGACGGCCTTAGCGTCGGCCATATGACACAGAACCCCGGAGAACTCGTCGAGCAGGCCGTCGAACGGTCCCTGAAACTGATCGTCACCTGGCCGGCCTGGGACGGCGAACCGCGGACGTCAGACGATGACCGCATCTTCACGCCGCACAAGGCGGTCCGCCGGATTGCGGACCACCTGATCGATCACCTGGCCGAGGTCGAGGCGCTGCTGGCCGGCGTACCGACGCAGCCCGACGAGTGGCGCGCGAGCGCACTCACGTCCGCCGCGGACCTCGCGCCGTTCACCGAGGAGGACGTCCGCGAGGCCGAGCAGCGACTGCAACGGCTCGGGCGGACCTTCACCCTGCGGTACGCCGCCCTCGACCCGGCCGAGTGGGACAAGGACCGCAGCCCCAACTGGACCCTCCGTCAGATCGCGGAGCACCTCACCGAACTCGACTGGTACGCCGCCCAGGTCGGTGACCTGTCACAAAAGGACTAGTTACAAAGCAACTAGAACAAGCGAGCGCCGACCGGCTCCTCCAGGTCCAGGAGGAACTGCTTCCGCCTGAGCCCCCCGGCGTACCCGGTGAGCGACCCGTCCTTCCCGATCACCCGATGGCACGGGACGACGATCGACAACGGGTTCTGCCCGACCGCCTTCCCCACCGCCTGCGCCGGCTCCCCGAGCCGCGCCGCAATCTCGCCGTACGTCGTCGTCTCGCCGTACGGGATCTCCCCGAGCACCGACCAGACCCGTCGCTGGAACTCACTGCCCTCCAGCCGGCTCGCCAGGTCGAAGGTGTGCCGCGAGCCGCCGAAGTACTCGTCCAACTGCTCGACGACGACCGCGATGAGCGGGTCGGACGCCTCGACCCGCTCACCCAGCGTCTCCGCCGTCGGCTTCACCCAGTGGTGCGGGAAGTAGACGCCGACCAGCACGTCCTCCGACACCACCACCGTGAGCTCCCCGATCCGGGTGCTGACCACCGCATGCCTGTTCATGCTTATAGAACGCGCCGGCACCCGAACCTGTGAGGGCTTACGAAGAGATCCGCTCCCGCGTACGACGTCGGAAGTCGCGACCGATCTGCGTCGTCTCTGAGTGGTGCACGTCGGCCACCGCAAGTGCCGGCGACCCATCCAGTGGGGCCTGCGCGACCCACTCACCCCGAGGATCGACAACG
This Kribbella sp. NBC_00482 DNA region includes the following protein-coding sequences:
- a CDS encoding histidine phosphatase family protein; this encodes MTRVLLVRHGEVDGSQLNAEGWWGPARDLSPLSAAGIEQAKEAGRRLRDCGARRIVASPMTRAMQTASLIAAETRLPLTAVEFDLREWLPDATLSWRSAEAIAATEDFHRHGGEWPQGETRAWEPQSSVRRRALGALHRQAAVDDEPFVAVCHSMVIEALTDARRIEFCGVHEIDLNDAVQPDSAEPFLPRQSA
- a CDS encoding ClpX C4-type zinc finger protein, which gives rise to MPDNVLRCSFCGKTKDEIERMIAGPGVFICNECVDLSVQVMNEQPIPSFPPLDGKSDEELLADMVRLDKSRGQVEAAVQERVLRLRSRSVTWARIGESLGISRQSAWERFSGEE
- a CDS encoding AAA family ATPase, with translation MRLVYLTGSSGVGKTAVGDELGRRGYAVYDVDADGLARWFENETGTEVRMPSYRDDAWFAENTYRMPVETVQRIADEADGVAFICGTVGNDNEIWDLFDTVISLSVDAETLRRRLVGRRAFGSSGPELERVLAWHAQVDADNTRYGALLVNANAPIPEVADHILDALGIR
- a CDS encoding phosphotransferase, with the protein product MDINRGAYPDALTPWEDPSWRTAALGWLDARLDELGVRETGPRQVRVRPWSVLVRVEAAEPVWFKAASPGSAFEAGLGEALSRWTPEHVLTPYAVDAGRGWSLLPSGGPVLRGLGAGPREWEDALTQYADLQRALVPRAEELLRLGVPDARVAGLPGVFDDAVDGNETLDAADRDRLRLFRPRLVEWCEELAAIGVPDSLDHADLHDGQILVAGAGRYTFFDWGDANVGHPFCSLLVALERAAEEHGSEVMARLEDAYLEGWTGHTLPDLRRAADLARRLSQLTRAGSWSRLFPTAAQLGDPERAAALMRLL
- a CDS encoding DUF72 domain-containing protein; translated protein: MTRWPDSPYRVGISGWRYPPWRKVYYPDGLPQRAELEYASSRLNSIELNGSFYALQRPESYQRWYAETPEGFVFSVKGPRFVTHLKRLSDVDAPLANFFASGILALGNKIGPVLWQLPPNFQYDASRCADFFAQLPRTTAEAAEHAKRHDERMEGRALLEPAVDGSLRYAIEVRHDSFKNEGFVELAREHDIAVVCADTAGKWPMFDDVTADFAYVRLHGADELYVSGYDDKSLDRWARKIRSWKCDAFVYFDNDAKVHAPYDAERLAERFGISSPAAEV
- a CDS encoding methylated-DNA--[protein]-cysteine S-methyltransferase, whose protein sequence is MNRHAVVSTRIGELTVVVSEDVLVGVYFPHHWVKPTAETLGERVEASDPLIAVVVEQLDEYFGGSRHTFDLASRLEGSEFQRRVWSVLGEIPYGETTTYGEIAARLGEPAQAVGKAVGQNPLSIVVPCHRVIGKDGSLTGYAGGLRRKQFLLDLEEPVGARLF